The Nitrosospira lacus genome window below encodes:
- a CDS encoding CopD family protein, with translation MIEVIATLLRWLQLASNMILVGSCVFLAIAGSFHSPWVTRLQRALPWLGLLLLVGLLGILITTTAQATGVAENAWRPQAWLALMQNTRMGHIWAGRALLALLVAGIALYIRYAPAARWRYLLCATVASLTLVVGSLASHSAAEELSVASILPYALHIILASVWFGALPAFLVVCFACTTPVHAAPHPGIQTGAITRIHELFQAREEAVQAGAQALKRFSVMALPVMLAVIATGIIITDRMVDTTYAAMVSTQYGWLLNAKIGLLAVVLVIAARARATWLPLLSQISPQNADKALAAGQRLRKWVSVEFILGLGIVLLATIVANTVPAKHAIIQTWPYSFRFSLAATWGEESVMLRAWTGIALLVLAAGAIAYGRARHWDRKRRIGIPALVAVLALAVGLPPLAIDAYPETYRKTPVPFDTISIANGSTLFAENCVACHGLQGKGNGVLAKTFAKPPVDMLTEPHTAKHTAGDFFHWLTFGIPDTGMPVFADKLSEEERWDVVNFLHAMSRGYQARLMSPRVVPDQPQPSLGPPNFSYTAHDGSSGTLKDFRNQKNVLLVLFSWPASRERLEQLSTLHAQLGAASTVLLAVPEDDPDSQEIAQIIAQVPFPVITQGAPEIVRSYTLFRRTLNKPDLLGEGTLPRHMEFLVDRFGYLRARWIPEADGPGWDNTGMLMQQLAQLNREKEILPPPGDHVH, from the coding sequence ATGATCGAGGTCATCGCGACGCTCCTGCGCTGGTTACAGCTTGCGTCCAACATGATCCTGGTCGGCAGTTGCGTCTTTCTGGCCATTGCCGGATCGTTCCACTCCCCCTGGGTTACCCGACTGCAGCGCGCCCTGCCGTGGCTGGGCCTGCTGCTGCTGGTGGGCCTGCTGGGCATCCTCATCACCACCACGGCGCAGGCCACCGGCGTGGCCGAAAACGCCTGGCGGCCGCAGGCCTGGCTCGCCCTCATGCAAAATACCCGCATGGGACACATCTGGGCGGGGCGCGCGCTCCTGGCCCTCCTGGTCGCCGGCATCGCCCTCTACATCCGCTATGCCCCCGCGGCGCGCTGGCGCTACCTCCTGTGCGCGACGGTCGCCTCCCTCACACTGGTGGTGGGCTCGCTCGCGAGCCATTCCGCAGCCGAAGAACTCTCGGTGGCCTCGATCCTGCCCTACGCCCTGCACATCATCCTGGCCAGCGTCTGGTTCGGCGCACTGCCGGCTTTCCTCGTCGTCTGCTTCGCCTGCACCACTCCCGTGCATGCGGCCCCCCACCCCGGCATCCAGACCGGTGCCATCACCCGCATCCACGAACTGTTCCAGGCGCGCGAAGAAGCGGTGCAGGCCGGCGCCCAGGCGCTCAAGCGCTTCTCGGTCATGGCCCTGCCGGTCATGCTGGCCGTCATCGCCACCGGCATCATCATCACCGACCGCATGGTCGACACCACCTACGCCGCCATGGTATCCACCCAGTACGGCTGGCTGCTCAATGCCAAGATCGGCCTGCTGGCCGTAGTCCTGGTCATCGCCGCGCGTGCGCGCGCCACCTGGCTGCCGCTGCTCTCCCAGATCTCGCCGCAGAACGCGGACAAGGCCCTGGCGGCGGGACAGCGGCTGCGCAAGTGGGTCAGCGTCGAATTCATCCTCGGACTGGGGATCGTACTCCTGGCCACCATCGTGGCCAACACCGTCCCGGCCAAGCACGCCATCATCCAGACCTGGCCCTACTCATTCCGCTTCTCCCTGGCCGCCACCTGGGGAGAAGAGAGCGTCATGCTGCGCGCCTGGACAGGAATCGCCCTCTTGGTCCTGGCCGCCGGCGCGATCGCCTACGGGCGCGCCCGGCACTGGGACAGGAAGCGGCGCATCGGCATCCCGGCGCTGGTCGCGGTGCTTGCCTTGGCGGTGGGCCTGCCGCCGCTGGCCATCGATGCCTACCCGGAAACCTATCGCAAGACCCCGGTGCCGTTCGACACCATCTCCATTGCCAACGGCTCCACCCTGTTCGCCGAGAACTGCGTGGCCTGCCATGGCCTCCAGGGCAAGGGCAACGGCGTGCTGGCCAAGACCTTTGCCAAGCCCCCGGTGGACATGCTGACCGAACCGCACACCGCCAAGCATACCGCGGGCGACTTCTTCCACTGGCTGACCTTCGGCATTCCCGATACCGGCATGCCGGTATTTGCCGACAAACTCTCGGAAGAAGAGCGCTGGGACGTGGTCAACTTCCTGCACGCCATGTCGCGCGGCTACCAGGCACGCCTGATGAGCCCGCGCGTCGTGCCCGACCAGCCCCAGCCGTCCCTGGGCCCGCCCAACTTCTCCTATACCGCGCACGACGGCTCAAGCGGCACCCTCAAAGACTTCCGCAACCAGAAGAACGTGCTGCTGGTCCTGTTCTCCTGGCCGGCCTCGCGCGAGCGGCTGGAGCAGCTGAGCACGCTCCATGCCCAGCTTGGGGCTGCCAGCACGGTGCTGCTGGCGGTGCCGGAGGATGACCCGGATTCGCAGGAAATCGCGCAAATCATCGCCCAGGTTCCCTTCCCGGTGATCACCCAGGGGGCCCCCGAGATCGTGCGCAGCTACACCCTGTTCCGGCGCACGCTCAACAAGCCCGACCTGCTGGGCGAGGGCACCCTGCCCAGGCACATGGAATTCCTGGTCGACCGCTTCGGCTACCTGCGCGCGCGCTGGATCCCCGAAGCCGATGGCCCGGGATGGGACAATACCGGCATGCTCATGCAGCAGCTCGCCCAGCTCAACCGCGAAAAGGAAATCCTCCCTCCACCCGGCGATCATGTGCATTGA
- a CDS encoding ParB/RepB/Spo0J family partition protein, with the protein MKSRRLGRGLDALLAGNDDSARIGESLRNLKITQLQPGKYQPRTHMDQESLAELAESIKAQGVMQPVLVRPVSPEGYEIIAGERRWRAAQIAGLAEVPALIREVPDEAALAMSLIENIQRENLNPLEEAMGIQRLIKEFGMTHQAASQALGSSRSAVSNLLRLLNLPPPVQELLMQGKIDMGHGRALLALPPAKQIQTANLVVHKQLSVRETEKLVHRMERPVAKPQHPKYDRDLLRLQENISAKLGTQVIINPGKKGTGKVIIQYNSLEQLDGILSRW; encoded by the coding sequence ATGAAATCAAGGAGATTGGGAAGAGGATTGGATGCGCTCCTGGCAGGAAACGACGATAGCGCCAGGATCGGCGAGTCGCTGCGGAATTTGAAAATAACGCAGCTGCAACCCGGCAAGTATCAGCCGCGTACCCACATGGATCAGGAATCCTTGGCCGAGCTTGCCGAATCCATTAAAGCGCAGGGCGTGATGCAGCCGGTGCTGGTGCGGCCCGTTTCTCCCGAAGGCTACGAAATCATAGCCGGCGAGCGGCGCTGGCGGGCAGCGCAAATAGCGGGGCTTGCGGAAGTCCCCGCACTGATCCGCGAAGTGCCGGATGAGGCCGCGCTGGCCATGTCGCTGATCGAGAACATTCAGCGCGAGAATCTGAATCCATTGGAAGAAGCGATGGGTATTCAGCGGCTCATCAAGGAGTTCGGCATGACTCACCAGGCCGCCAGCCAGGCATTGGGTAGTTCACGCAGCGCTGTTTCCAATCTTCTGCGGTTACTTAACCTGCCCCCGCCTGTGCAGGAATTGTTGATGCAGGGGAAAATCGATATGGGTCATGGCCGCGCGCTACTCGCTCTTCCTCCAGCCAAGCAGATACAAACCGCAAATCTCGTGGTGCACAAGCAGCTTTCGGTACGTGAGACGGAAAAGTTGGTGCATCGGATGGAACGCCCGGTAGCAAAACCGCAGCATCCCAAATACGACCGGGATTTGTTGCGCCTGCAGGAAAATATATCGGCCAAACTGGGTACGCAGGTGATCATAAATCCAGGAAAAAAAGGCACCGGGAAAGTAATAATCCAGTACAACAGCCTTGAACAACTGGACGGAATATTGTCCCGCTGGTGA
- a CDS encoding thiol-disulfide oxidoreductase DCC family protein, translating into MERNKVTVYYDGACPSCVKDRRNYERLAGGKNNDVVWVDITGRDDELRACGIDPRKALTELHVKDEHRGILSELDAYIILMSKVSVLKPLAWLIGLPLVRPLLSRFYHWQVNRRLRRDKRL; encoded by the coding sequence ATGGAGCGAAATAAGGTTACTGTTTATTACGATGGCGCCTGCCCGAGTTGTGTCAAGGACAGGCGCAACTATGAGCGGCTCGCGGGCGGAAAGAATAATGATGTGGTCTGGGTCGACATTACCGGCAGAGACGACGAGCTGCGTGCATGCGGCATCGATCCTCGCAAGGCATTGACCGAGCTGCACGTCAAAGATGAGCACCGGGGAATTCTTTCAGAGCTGGATGCCTATATTATCCTCATGAGCAAGGTGTCGGTATTGAAGCCGCTGGCCTGGCTTATCGGGTTGCCTCTCGTTCGGCCTTTGCTGAGCCGGTTTTACCATTGGCAGGTCAATCGCAGGCTTCGCCGCGATAAACGGCTATGA
- the rsmG gene encoding 16S rRNA (guanine(527)-N(7))-methyltransferase RsmG, with protein sequence MNLTTQLADGLAALGMALPDETQARLLQYLALIRKWNRVHNLTAMHEPEMILIRHLLDSLAILSHVPGFRIADVGSGAGLPGIPLALARPEWHVVLLESNHKKAVFLQQARIELELKNVEIVAERVENFRPASGFDTVISRAFSDLADFVKLAGHLVREDGGTLAAMKGVYPHEELAQLPRPFVVENVFTVAVPGLEAERHLVMIKHEG encoded by the coding sequence GTGAATCTGACGACGCAGCTTGCTGACGGACTCGCAGCATTGGGAATGGCGCTCCCGGATGAAACCCAGGCTCGCTTGTTGCAATACCTTGCATTAATCCGGAAGTGGAACCGGGTGCATAATCTGACGGCGATGCACGAACCTGAAATGATATTGATCCGTCATTTGCTTGACAGCCTTGCGATCCTGTCGCACGTTCCTGGATTCCGCATTGCGGATGTGGGCAGCGGCGCCGGTTTACCGGGTATTCCCCTGGCTTTGGCACGCCCTGAATGGCATGTGGTATTGCTTGAAAGCAATCATAAGAAAGCGGTATTTCTGCAACAGGCGCGTATTGAATTGGAGTTGAAGAACGTCGAGATAGTCGCCGAACGGGTTGAAAATTTTCGCCCGGCGAGCGGGTTCGACACGGTGATCTCACGCGCTTTTTCGGACTTGGCCGACTTTGTCAAACTGGCAGGGCATCTGGTCAGGGAGGATGGAGGCACGCTCGCTGCGATGAAAGGCGTTTACCCGCACGAGGAGTTGGCGCAATTGCCGCGTCCGTTTGTTGTTGAGAATGTATTCACGGTTGCGGTTCCCGGACTTGAGGCGGAACGGCATCTGGTGATGATTAAGCATGAGGGATAA
- a CDS encoding tyrosine-type recombinase/integrase yields MVRLTQTRAWYRVERRQTVIKSHQVAPWYQGVMLLKHDKTSQQSGLVADYLLFLLFTGLRRQEAATLKWSDIDLHGRSFTVSDTKNREPLTLPLTDFVCSLLESRKAAADSEYVFAGNGKAGYLIEPRHQVQQVRDASGVSFTLHDLRRSYITTAESIDISAYALKRLVNHKMSNDVTAGYIVNDVERLREPMQRITNYILRIISPE; encoded by the coding sequence GTGGTGCGGCTTACGCAGACCCGCGCATGGTATCGGGTAGAACGCCGCCAGACCGTCATTAAGTCACACCAGGTCGCACCGTGGTATCAAGGGGTCATGCTGCTCAAGCATGACAAAACTTCTCAACAGTCGGGCTTGGTAGCCGATTATCTGCTCTTCCTGCTGTTTACCGGGCTACGCCGTCAAGAAGCTGCAACTCTAAAATGGTCCGATATCGATTTACACGGCCGGTCATTTACCGTCAGTGACACCAAGAATCGGGAACCGCTCACATTGCCGCTTACAGATTTTGTTTGCAGCTTATTGGAAAGCCGAAAAGCTGCCGCAGATTCTGAGTATGTTTTTGCCGGAAACGGAAAGGCCGGGTATTTGATCGAGCCTCGTCATCAGGTTCAGCAGGTGAGAGATGCGTCCGGCGTTTCCTTTACGCTGCATGATCTACGCCGTAGTTATATTACCACTGCCGAAAGTATCGACATCTCGGCTTATGCCTTGAAGCGTCTGGTGAATCATAAAATGAGCAATGACGTGACAGCGGGCTATATCGTTAATGATGTGGAACGGCTGCGAGAGCCGATGCAAAGAATAACCAATTATATACTTAGAATCATTAGTCCCGAATAG
- a CDS encoding MFS transporter: protein MSPSDSSSHLTTGVSRREVWSWAMFDFANSGYTTVVITAIFNAYFVAVVAGNQEWGTFAWTAALAVSYALIMLTGPALGAYADAYAAKKRLLLLTTIGCVIFTAMLSLVGPGDLWLAVVLIILTNFFFGCGENLIAAFLPELAQGEALGKVSGWGWSLGYVGGLVSLGCSLAYVTWAQGEGMQAAQFVPITMLITAGLFVVSSVPTFLYLKERALPQAHLAGRSVVREAFSRLGETFSHMQDYRDLGRFLACLVFYQAGIQAVITLAAIYAQQVMGFSTSDTMLLVLVVNITAAAGAFAFGNLQDRMGHIPTIALTLVGWIIMVLVAWMADSSAMFWLAANIAGICLGASQSAGRALVGYFSPRPRRAEFFGLWGLAVKLSSILGPVTYGLVSWISRGDHRLAMLITGIYFVIGLMILMGVDVQRGRRAALQGEAIPEG from the coding sequence ATGTCTCCAAGTGATTCATCATCGCACCTCACGACGGGCGTCAGCCGACGTGAGGTTTGGTCGTGGGCGATGTTCGATTTTGCCAACTCTGGCTATACAACGGTGGTCATCACCGCGATTTTCAATGCTTATTTTGTTGCGGTCGTAGCAGGTAACCAGGAATGGGGAACATTTGCCTGGACGGCGGCGCTGGCGGTTTCGTATGCGCTGATCATGCTAACGGGGCCGGCGTTGGGCGCCTATGCTGACGCGTATGCCGCAAAAAAACGCCTGCTTCTTCTTACGACCATAGGCTGTGTCATCTTCACCGCAATGCTTTCGCTGGTCGGACCGGGGGATTTATGGCTGGCGGTGGTGCTGATCATTCTTACCAATTTTTTCTTCGGCTGCGGCGAGAATTTGATTGCCGCATTTCTGCCCGAGCTCGCGCAGGGCGAAGCGCTGGGGAAGGTGTCCGGCTGGGGATGGAGTCTCGGCTATGTCGGTGGGCTGGTAAGCTTGGGTTGTTCGCTTGCGTATGTGACCTGGGCACAGGGGGAGGGAATGCAAGCTGCACAGTTTGTACCGATAACCATGCTGATCACCGCTGGGTTGTTTGTGGTCTCCAGCGTCCCCACCTTTCTTTATCTGAAGGAGAGGGCGCTGCCTCAGGCACATCTTGCCGGTCGCAGTGTCGTACGTGAAGCATTTTCCCGGCTGGGCGAAACATTCAGCCATATGCAGGATTATCGTGACTTGGGAAGATTTCTCGCCTGCCTCGTATTTTACCAGGCAGGAATCCAGGCGGTCATTACGCTGGCGGCGATATACGCTCAGCAGGTAATGGGCTTTAGCACGAGCGACACCATGCTTCTGGTTCTGGTTGTCAATATCACCGCCGCCGCAGGGGCATTTGCGTTTGGTAACCTGCAGGACCGGATGGGCCATATTCCCACCATTGCACTAACTCTCGTCGGCTGGATCATCATGGTGCTGGTAGCATGGATGGCGGATAGCAGCGCCATGTTCTGGCTGGCTGCCAACATCGCAGGCATATGCCTTGGCGCCTCTCAGTCAGCGGGAAGGGCGCTGGTGGGATACTTCAGCCCTCGCCCACGCCGCGCGGAATTTTTCGGGTTATGGGGACTCGCGGTAAAGCTGTCGTCGATATTGGGCCCCGTGACATACGGTCTGGTAAGTTGGATTTCACGAGGCGATCATCGTCTTGCCATGCTGATCACCGGCATCTATTTTGTTATTGGGCTGATGATACTCATGGGTGTAGACGTACAGCGGGGACGTCGAGCCGCGCTGCAAGGCGAAGCAATTCCGGAAGGATAA
- a CDS encoding methane monooxygenase/ammonia monooxygenase subunit B, with translation MNAKNLFKLGVVGLYGMATLALSTLDISPAAAHGERSQEPFLRMRTIQWYDMKWGPDTTKVNDFATMTGKFHLAEDWPRAVGKPGRAFFNVGSPSPVFVRLSTKLNGEPTYISGPLEIGRDYAFEVKLKARIPGRHHMHAMVNIKDAGPIAGPAAWMNITGSWDDFTNPVKLLTGETIDTETFNFSNGIFWHLLWLGLGCFWIGYYVARPMFLPRSRVLLAYGDELLLDPMDKKVAWIVLIATFGIVWGGYRYTETKHPYTVPIQAGESKVQPMPVKPNPIAIKVTHANYDVPGRALRVTMSITNSGDTAYRIGEFTTAGVRFINKVGLKHLDRNYPKELVATGLSMDNDAPIQPGETREVKMEAKDALWEVQRLMALLGDPESRFGGLLMTWSDSGDRNINSIAGAVIPVFTKL, from the coding sequence ATGAACGCAAAAAACCTGTTCAAACTGGGGGTCGTTGGCCTCTACGGCATGGCCACCCTGGCGCTGAGCACACTGGACATCTCGCCGGCTGCAGCCCACGGTGAACGCTCGCAAGAACCGTTCCTGCGCATGCGTACCATCCAATGGTACGACATGAAATGGGGTCCTGACACCACCAAGGTCAACGACTTTGCCACCATGACCGGCAAATTCCACCTGGCCGAAGACTGGCCGCGGGCGGTAGGCAAACCGGGACGGGCCTTCTTCAACGTTGGCAGCCCAAGCCCCGTGTTCGTGCGGCTCTCCACCAAGCTGAACGGCGAACCGACCTACATCTCGGGCCCGCTCGAGATTGGGCGCGACTACGCCTTCGAAGTCAAACTGAAAGCCCGCATACCGGGACGCCACCACATGCACGCCATGGTCAACATCAAGGACGCAGGCCCGATTGCCGGCCCTGCGGCCTGGATGAACATCACCGGCAGCTGGGATGACTTCACCAACCCGGTAAAACTGCTGACAGGCGAGACCATCGACACCGAGACCTTCAACTTCAGCAACGGCATCTTCTGGCATTTACTGTGGCTGGGACTGGGCTGCTTCTGGATCGGCTACTACGTTGCGCGGCCCATGTTTCTGCCGCGCAGCCGGGTACTGCTGGCCTACGGAGACGAGTTGCTGCTCGACCCGATGGACAAGAAAGTGGCCTGGATCGTCCTGATCGCCACCTTTGGCATCGTCTGGGGCGGCTACCGCTACACGGAAACCAAGCACCCGTACACGGTGCCGATCCAGGCGGGCGAATCGAAGGTACAACCGATGCCGGTGAAACCCAACCCCATCGCCATCAAAGTGACGCACGCCAACTATGACGTACCGGGACGTGCCCTGCGCGTGACCATGAGCATCACCAACAGCGGCGACACCGCCTACCGCATAGGCGAATTCACCACTGCGGGCGTGCGCTTCATCAACAAAGTAGGCCTCAAGCACCTGGACCGCAACTATCCGAAGGAACTGGTGGCCACGGGTCTGTCGATGGACAACGACGCGCCGATCCAGCCTGGCGAGACGCGCGAAGTCAAGATGGAAGCCAAGGACGCACTGTGGGAAGTGCAGCGTCTGATGGCCTTGCTGGGCGATCCGGAAAGCCGTTTTGGCGGATTGCTGATGACATGGAGCGACTCAGGTGACCGCAACATCAACAGCATAGCCGGGGCAGTGATACCGGTCTTCACCAAGCTCTAA
- a CDS encoding Arm DNA-binding domain-containing protein produces the protein MSTPVSALPVRITKSVVDRLHAPAAGQVFTRDSELKGFAVRITASGAKSFILEKRIDGKVKRLTLGRYPELTVEQARKEAHRLLGHIATGRNPTAEKKQKALQGTTLQQAFDDFLTARKTLKPRTLYDYKRLMKIPFPDWQNKALVEINKEMVAKRHTKVGTEHGEAYANLSMRFCAHYSISLLHSMKTAAAMPFCGKTQWCGLRRPAHGIG, from the coding sequence ATGTCTACACCAGTCTCAGCACTCCCCGTTAGGATAACAAAATCCGTTGTGGATAGGTTGCACGCTCCAGCAGCAGGGCAAGTTTTTACCCGCGACTCCGAACTAAAAGGTTTTGCGGTCCGCATTACTGCCTCTGGTGCCAAGTCGTTCATTTTGGAAAAACGTATCGACGGCAAAGTAAAGCGGCTTACTCTTGGTCGCTATCCTGAACTGACGGTCGAGCAAGCCCGAAAAGAAGCGCATAGGCTCTTGGGACATATCGCTACCGGGCGCAATCCTACTGCCGAGAAAAAGCAAAAAGCGCTGCAAGGCACAACCCTGCAACAAGCCTTCGATGATTTCTTGACCGCCAGAAAGACCCTTAAACCTCGCACGCTCTATGACTATAAGCGACTAATGAAAATCCCGTTTCCCGATTGGCAAAATAAAGCGCTGGTTGAAATCAACAAAGAAATGGTTGCCAAGCGTCACACCAAAGTGGGTACGGAACATGGCGAAGCTTACGCCAATCTATCCATGCGTTTTTGCGCGCATTATTCAATTTCTCTATTGCACAGTATGAAGACGGCAGCGGCGATGCCATTTTGCGGGAAAACCCAGTGGTGCGGCTTACGCAGACCCGCGCATGGTATCGGGTAG
- a CDS encoding copper resistance CopC family protein has protein sequence MESWMASALKRIMAGSMLIMAMASLHSAPALAHAMLVKAEPPRRAVLTVTPGQVRLWFNEEIEKDYAALTVLNAGKTPVTDAKPTIAPDDPRAIVLPLPELAAGKYTVKFRVLSVDGHVVDSSYDFTVKSKAQEK, from the coding sequence ATGGAATCATGGATGGCCTCCGCCCTCAAGCGGATCATGGCGGGCAGCATGCTGATCATGGCGATGGCGAGCCTGCACAGCGCGCCCGCCCTGGCGCATGCGATGCTGGTCAAGGCGGAACCGCCGCGCCGCGCGGTGCTCACCGTCACACCGGGGCAGGTACGGCTCTGGTTCAATGAAGAAATCGAAAAGGATTACGCGGCGCTGACCGTACTCAACGCCGGCAAGACCCCTGTCACCGACGCCAAGCCCACGATTGCGCCTGACGACCCCAGAGCCATCGTTCTGCCCCTGCCGGAACTGGCCGCTGGCAAGTACACGGTAAAGTTCCGGGTATTATCGGTGGACGGCCACGTGGTTGACTCGTCCTATGACTTTACCGTAAAGAGCAAAGCGCAAGAGAAATGA
- a CDS encoding methane monooxygenase/ammonia monooxygenase subunit A: MSRTDEILKAAKMPPEAVKMSRMIDAVYFPILCILLVGTYHMHFMLLAGDWDFWLDWKDRQWWPVVTPIVGITYCATIMYYLWVNYRLPFGATLCIVCLLTGEWLTRFWGFYWWSHYPINFVLPSTMIPGALIMDTVLLLTRNWMITALVGGGAFGLLFYPGNWPIFGPTHLPLVAEGVLLSLADYTGFLYVRTGTPEYVRLIEQGSLRTFGGHTTVIAAFFSAFVSMLMFCVWWYFGKLYCTAFYYVKGPRGRVTMKNDVTAYGEEGFPEGIK; this comes from the coding sequence ATGAGCAGGACAGACGAAATATTAAAGGCGGCCAAGATGCCGCCGGAAGCGGTAAAGATGTCGAGGATGATAGACGCAGTCTATTTCCCGATTCTGTGCATACTGCTGGTAGGGACCTACCACATGCACTTCATGTTACTGGCGGGCGACTGGGACTTCTGGCTTGACTGGAAAGACCGCCAATGGTGGCCGGTGGTTACCCCGATCGTGGGCATCACCTACTGTGCCACCATCATGTACTACCTGTGGGTGAACTACCGCCTGCCCTTTGGCGCGACACTCTGTATCGTGTGCCTGCTGACGGGCGAATGGCTGACCCGCTTCTGGGGCTTCTACTGGTGGTCGCACTACCCGATCAACTTCGTATTGCCCTCCACCATGATACCGGGTGCCCTCATCATGGACACCGTCCTGCTGCTGACGCGCAACTGGATGATCACGGCACTGGTAGGCGGCGGCGCATTCGGCCTCCTGTTCTACCCGGGCAACTGGCCGATATTTGGGCCGACCCACCTGCCGCTGGTAGCCGAAGGCGTATTACTGTCCCTGGCTGACTACACCGGCTTCCTGTATGTACGCACCGGCACCCCGGAATACGTACGGCTGATCGAACAAGGCTCACTGCGCACCTTCGGTGGCCACACCACCGTGATTGCGGCCTTCTTCTCCGCCTTCGTCTCCATGCTCATGTTCTGCGTCTGGTGGTACTTTGGCAAACTCTACTGCACCGCGTTCTACTACGTCAAAGGTCCACGCGGCCGGGTTACCATGAAGAACGACGTCACCGCCTATGGCGAAGAAGGGTTTCCGGAGGGGATCAAATAA
- a CDS encoding ParA family protein: MVKILAITNQKGGVGKTTTSVNLAASLAAAKQRVLLIDLDPQGNATMGSGVDKRTLQYTVYQVLLGSQRIADVRVVATSGKYDLIPANRDLAGAEIEMVNLPQRETRLKEALREVEGEYDFILIDCPPALNLLTLNGLCAAYAVMIPMQCEYYALEGLSDLVNTIKKVRANLNPVLEIEGLLRTMFDPRNILAQQVSEQLQQHFGDKVYRTVIPRNVRLAEAPSFGIPALYHDKLSKGTQAYLALAGEMLSRDPRNATPV, encoded by the coding sequence GTGGTGAAAATTCTGGCGATAACCAACCAAAAAGGCGGGGTGGGGAAAACCACTACCAGCGTTAATCTGGCCGCGAGCCTCGCAGCGGCAAAGCAACGGGTATTGTTGATTGATCTGGACCCGCAGGGTAACGCTACCATGGGAAGCGGCGTGGATAAACGTACCCTGCAGTACACGGTTTATCAAGTTTTGCTGGGTAGCCAACGTATCGCGGACGTGCGCGTGGTTGCCACCAGCGGCAAATATGATTTGATTCCCGCCAACCGTGATCTGGCCGGAGCTGAAATCGAGATGGTGAATCTGCCGCAGCGGGAAACACGCTTAAAAGAAGCGTTGCGGGAGGTGGAAGGCGAATATGATTTTATCCTCATCGATTGCCCGCCGGCGCTCAACCTGCTTACGCTCAACGGACTGTGCGCAGCCTATGCGGTGATGATTCCGATGCAATGCGAATATTACGCCCTTGAGGGTCTGAGCGATCTGGTCAATACCATAAAAAAAGTGCGTGCCAACTTGAATCCGGTGTTGGAGATCGAAGGGTTGCTGCGCACCATGTTTGATCCGCGCAACATCTTGGCGCAACAGGTGTCGGAACAATTACAGCAGCATTTTGGCGACAAGGTTTACCGTACCGTGATTCCACGTAACGTGCGGTTGGCCGAAGCCCCGAGCTTTGGTATACCGGCGCTCTATCACGACAAATTATCCAAGGGTACACAAGCTTATCTGGCGCTGGCGGGGGAAATGCTTAGCAGAGATCCACGCAACGCCACGCCTGTCTGA
- a CDS encoding methane monooxygenase/ammonia monooxygenase subunit C — protein sequence MATTLGTSGSHAGSSGRDYDMSLWYDSRWYKFGLITMLGVAIFWIWFQRTFAYSHGMDSMEPEFEKVWMGLWRVHMIVMPIFALVTWGWIWKTRDTNLDNLDPKLEIKRYFYWMMWLGVYLFGVYWGGSFFTEQDASWHQVIIRDTSFTPSHVVVFYGSFPMYIVCGVASYLYAMTRLPLYARGTSFPLVMAIAGPLMILPNVGLNEWGHAFWFMEELFSAPLHWGFVILGWSGLFAGGIAAQIITRYSNLTDVVWNGQSKVILNNRIVP from the coding sequence ATGGCAACAACACTGGGAACATCAGGCAGCCATGCCGGGTCGAGCGGACGCGACTACGACATGTCGCTGTGGTACGACTCAAGGTGGTACAAATTTGGGCTGATCACGATGCTTGGAGTAGCGATATTCTGGATCTGGTTTCAGCGGACGTTTGCCTACTCGCACGGCATGGACTCGATGGAGCCGGAATTCGAGAAGGTATGGATGGGGTTGTGGCGGGTGCACATGATCGTGATGCCGATTTTTGCGCTGGTCACGTGGGGATGGATCTGGAAGACACGCGACACCAACCTGGACAACCTGGACCCCAAGCTGGAAATCAAGCGTTACTTTTACTGGATGATGTGGCTGGGCGTCTACCTGTTTGGCGTGTACTGGGGTGGCAGCTTCTTCACCGAGCAGGATGCCTCCTGGCACCAGGTCATCATCCGCGACACCAGCTTCACCCCGAGCCATGTAGTCGTGTTTTATGGCTCCTTCCCGATGTACATCGTCTGTGGCGTGGCCAGCTACCTGTATGCCATGACCCGTCTGCCGCTGTACGCCCGGGGCACCTCGTTCCCGCTGGTCATGGCCATTGCCGGACCGCTCATGATCCTGCCGAACGTAGGCTTGAACGAATGGGGCCATGCCTTCTGGTTCATGGAAGAACTGTTTAGCGCACCGCTGCATTGGGGCTTTGTGATACTGGGCTGGTCGGGGCTGTTTGCCGGGGGCATTGCGGCACAGATCATCACCCGCTACTCCAACCTGACCGACGTCGTCTGGAACGGACAGAGCAAAGTCATCCTCAACAACCGGATCGTACCGTAA